One Vibrio sp. 16 genomic window carries:
- a CDS encoding PTS sugar transporter subunit IIC, giving the protein MKLYDAIIGIVEKNIAPLAAKVGNQPHVRAMRDGFIVAMPFIIVGSFILIFAFPPFGEDTTNAFGRAWLDFATTHFDTIMMPFNMSMGIMTIFVSLGVAYSLAKAYKMDGITSAVLSLMSFLLVAAPAKDGALAMSHMGGTGIFTAVMCAFFSVELYRFMKKHNITIRMPEQVPPAIARSFEVLLPVLAIFITLYPLSLFVQAQYGMLIPDAVMAMFKPLISASNTLPAIIGALLLCQLLWFAGIHGAAIVVGLLSPIFLTNISANIDAFVAGQPIPNVFTQPFWDFYIFIGGSGATLALVLLMSFSRSAHLKSIGRMSAVPGFFQINEPVIFGSPIVMNPILFIPFVFAPVINATIAYFAVQVGLVGMGVATTPWTTPAIIGASWGSGWTLSPVLLVIGLLILDLFIYLPFFKMFEKQVIAQEQPSSESEPEQAVSGKGAIA; this is encoded by the coding sequence ATGAAGCTTTATGATGCGATTATAGGAATCGTCGAAAAAAATATAGCACCGCTTGCCGCAAAAGTTGGCAATCAACCTCATGTACGAGCAATGCGTGACGGATTTATTGTCGCAATGCCATTTATTATCGTCGGTAGTTTTATTTTGATCTTTGCTTTTCCCCCGTTTGGCGAAGATACCACAAATGCGTTTGGTCGCGCTTGGTTAGATTTCGCTACCACACACTTTGACACCATTATGATGCCGTTCAATATGTCGATGGGCATTATGACGATTTTTGTCTCCTTGGGTGTCGCTTATAGTTTGGCGAAAGCCTATAAGATGGATGGTATCACGAGCGCTGTTTTATCTTTGATGAGCTTCTTGTTGGTCGCGGCTCCCGCTAAGGATGGGGCATTGGCGATGTCTCACATGGGGGGAACTGGCATCTTTACTGCGGTTATGTGTGCGTTCTTTTCGGTCGAGCTGTATCGATTTATGAAAAAGCACAACATTACCATTCGTATGCCAGAGCAAGTACCACCTGCGATTGCACGCTCTTTTGAAGTGCTACTGCCCGTATTGGCAATTTTCATCACCTTGTATCCTTTGAGCTTATTTGTTCAAGCTCAGTACGGAATGCTAATTCCAGATGCAGTAATGGCGATGTTCAAGCCGTTAATCAGTGCCTCAAACACTCTGCCAGCGATTATTGGTGCGTTGCTCTTATGTCAGTTACTTTGGTTTGCTGGAATACATGGAGCCGCGATTGTCGTTGGACTTCTTTCACCGATTTTCCTTACCAATATCAGTGCCAATATTGATGCATTTGTTGCGGGTCAGCCCATTCCCAATGTCTTTACGCAACCTTTCTGGGATTTCTACATCTTCATTGGTGGTTCAGGCGCAACGCTCGCACTTGTCTTACTGATGTCGTTCAGTCGCTCTGCGCATCTAAAAAGTATTGGACGCATGAGTGCGGTACCAGGCTTCTTCCAAATCAATGAGCCTGTCATTTTTGGCAGTCCAATTGTAATGAACCCAATCTTGTTTATTCCTTTTGTCTTCGCGCCAGTTATCAATGCCACCATTGCCTATTTTGCGGTTCAAGTTGGCTTGGTTGGTATGGGCGTTGCCACAACACCATGGACGACGCCGGCCATTATTGGCGCGTCATGGGGCAGTGGTTGGACGCTGTCGCCCGTATTGTTGGTGATCGGATTGTTGATTCTGGATCTGTTTATTTACCTGCCTTTCTTCAAGATGTTTGAAAAGCAAGTGA
- a CDS encoding PTS sugar transporter subunit IIB — MKKILLCCSAGMSTSMLVKKMEQAAELKGIECKIDAMSVNAFDEAIKEYDVCLLGPQVRFQLEELRKTAEEHGKNIAAISPQAYGMMKGDEVLQQALELI, encoded by the coding sequence ATGAAAAAGATTCTTTTGTGCTGTAGCGCTGGTATGTCGACCAGTATGCTTGTTAAGAAAATGGAGCAAGCTGCTGAATTAAAAGGAATAGAGTGTAAGATTGATGCAATGTCAGTCAACGCATTTGACGAGGCAATCAAAGAGTATGATGTTTGCTTGCTTGGCCCTCAAGTTCGCTTTCAGTTGGAAGAACTGCGTAAGACGGCAGAAGAGCATGGTAAGAACATTGCGGCAATTTCGCCACAAGCCTATGGAATGATGAAAGGTGATGAAGTGCTTCAACAAGCGCTCGAACTCATCTAA